The following nucleotide sequence is from Cottoperca gobio chromosome 20, fCotGob3.1, whole genome shotgun sequence.
GAACTTCTATTTGCTGCTCAGATGTACTGACGGCTGTACTgaaactgaaagtgtctgcagcagcaggagagagaagctGTGGCATTCCTAGTGTGTTCCCGCATTACCGTCCTGAACTAAAGTCCAATGTGCAATGACAAGTGAACTTACATCTCCATGGAAGCTGTACTTTCCTCTCACGATGGATCTGTAGAGGCGCGTGCGACTGTCGTCCTCAAACGGCATGGATCCACTCAGCACGATGTAGGCGATCACCCCCAGGGCCCACATGTCCACTGCACAGGAATAGGGTTTCCTCAGCAACACCTCAGGGGCCATGTACTCCGGGGTTCCACAGGTGGTTCTGAGGGACCAAGAGTCGGCTCCGGTATGATCTCCACTGACCTCAGACCCTGCGCCGCCAAAAGTGGCCAGTCCGAAGTCGGTGACGAGCAGCCTGGAATCCACTCCTGGGTGGTAGTACAGAAGATTCTCAGGCTTCAAGTCTCTGTGGGTGATACCCAGGTTGTGCAGGTATCCCACCCCAGCCAGCACCATCTGGAGGGCGCGGGTAGCGTCCCTCTCCGTGAAGTGGCCCCTGCTGACGACACGGTCCAACAGCTCCCCACCTGTGGCCAGCTCCAGCACCATGTAGACCCGCTGCGGGAACTGAAACACCTCGATCAGCTGAATCACATGAGAGTGGCTCACCCGCTGCAACACCGCCAGCTCCGACGCGCACACCTCACGGCCCTCTAGGGCCTCTACCTCCATCATTTTAATGGCGAAGGGCTGGCGAGTCGCCCTGTGCTCCACGCGCACAACGCGGCTGTAGCTTCCTCGACCGATCAGAGCCTTGATGTCGTATCTGACAGGACAGCAGGGGAAAGATGAGTCATTGCAGAATTACCATCTCATGATACACTGTTGC
It contains:
- the LOC115025508 gene encoding serine/threonine-protein kinase H1-like; translated protein: MGCGNSKVLPDASKKGYVSVVQSLVAFRKSHADDEPKKRAEKQRAPWFSTGAKTLQPASNSQQQILRDGRHQDKVAKYKDKFDPRVTARYDIKALIGRGSYSRVVRVEHRATRQPFAIKMMEVEALEGREVCASELAVLQRVSHSHVIQLIEVFQFPQRVYMVLELATGGELLDRVVSRGHFTERDATRALQMVLAGVGYLHNLGITHRDLKPENLLYYHPGVDSRLLVTDFGLATFGGAGSEVSGDHTGADSWSLRTTCGTPEYMAPEVLLRKPYSCAVDMWALGVIAYIVLSGSMPFEDDSRTRLYRSIVRGKYSFHGDPWPSVSDLAKDFIQRLLLLDPAARLSAVQAVRHPWVVSMAASSSTRNLHRSISQNLRQRTSRSSSRSPSGTASSADSWEGSYRWKKTKSGSRPEHLD